From Carassius auratus strain Wakin chromosome 22, ASM336829v1, whole genome shotgun sequence, a single genomic window includes:
- the LOC113039536 gene encoding gastrula zinc finger protein XlCGF7.1-like, translated as MLQEMEEKTRYEENPDFITGEKPFICSQTEKSQHEVSSEKRAKKTSARSLFSCQQCGKSFKQKENLKVHTRIHTGEKPFSCQQCGKSFTQKVSLTFHMKVHTGETPYSCQQCGNRFTEKRSLEIHSRIHSGEKPFSCRECGRRFIRREDLKSHARVHSGEKPHTCPQCGKSFTEKGNLSTHMRIHTGEKPFVCVECGGSFRSKANFNCHMKKHS; from the coding sequence ATGCTgcaagaaatggaagagaaaactCGGTATGAGGAAAATCCTGATTTCataactggagaaaaaccttttaTTTGCTCCCAGACTGAAAAGTCCCAACATGAGGTTTCTTCTGAGAAGAGAGCCAAAAAGACAAGCGCTAGAAGTCTCTTCagctgccaacagtgtggaaagagcttcaaacaaaaagaaaaccttAAAGTCCACACGAgaatccacaccggagagaaacctttcagctgtcaacagtgtggaaagagcttcacgCAGAAGGTAAGCCTCACGTTTCATATGaaagttcacactggagagaccCCATACTCCTGCCAGCAGTGTGGAAACCGCTTCACTGAGAAACGAAGCCTTGAAATCCACTCGAGGATCCACAGCGGAGAGAAGCCCTTCTCCTGCAGAGAGTGTGGGAGACGCTTCATTCGAAGAGAAGACCTGAAGAGTCACGCCAGAGTTCACAGCGGAGAGAAGCCTCACACCtgtcctcagtgtggaaagagcttcacaGAGAAAGGAAACCTGTCGActcacatgaggatccacaccggagagaaacctttcGTTTGTGTTGAGTGTGGCGGCAGCTTCAGAAGTAAAGCCAACTTCAACTGCCACATGAAGAAACACTCGTGA